Proteins co-encoded in one Phalacrocorax carbo chromosome 5, bPhaCar2.1, whole genome shotgun sequence genomic window:
- the GCG gene encoding pro-glucagon isoform X2 — protein sequence MKMKSVYFVAGLLLMIVQGSWQNPLQDTEEKSRSFKASQSEPLDESRQLNEVKRHSQGTFTSDYSKYLDTRRAQDFVQWLMSTKRNGQQGQEDKENEKFPDQLSSFPEKALVAEEMGRRHADGTFTSDINKVLDDMAAKEFLKWLINTKVTQRDLMGEYQ from the exons atgaaaatgaaaagtgtttattttgttgctgGGCTCCTTTTAATGATAGTTCAAGGCAGCTGGCAAAATCCTCTTCAGGATACAGAGGAGAAATCAAG ATCATTCAAAGCTTCCCAGTCTGAACCATTAGATGAATCTAGACAGCTGAATGAAGTGAAACGTCACTCACAAGGCACATTCACCAGTGATTACAGCAAGTACTTGGACACTAGACGAGCTCAGGACTTTGTGCAATGGTTAATGAGCACTAAAAGAAATGG CCAACAAGGACAGGAGgacaaagaaaatgagaaattccCGGACCAGCTCTCAAG ttTCCCAGAAAAAGCTCTTGTGGCTGAAGAAATGGGCCGAAGACATGCAGATGGCACTTTCACGAGTGATATCAACAAAGTCCTTGATGACATGGCTGCCAAAGAGTTCCTAAAATGGCTGATTAACACAAAAGTTACTCAAAG ggaCCTGATGGGAGAATACCagtaa
- the GCG gene encoding pro-glucagon isoform X1 produces the protein MKMKSVYFVAGLLLMIVQGSWQNPLQDTEEKSRSFKASQSEPLDESRQLNEVKRHSQGTFTSDYSKYLDTRRAQDFVQWLMSTKRNGQQGQEDKENEKFPDQLSSNAISKRHAEFERHAEGTYTSDITSYLEGQAAKEFIAWLVNGRGRRDFPEKALVAEEMGRRHADGTFTSDINKVLDDMAAKEFLKWLINTKVTQRDLMGEYQ, from the exons atgaaaatgaaaagtgtttattttgttgctgGGCTCCTTTTAATGATAGTTCAAGGCAGCTGGCAAAATCCTCTTCAGGATACAGAGGAGAAATCAAG ATCATTCAAAGCTTCCCAGTCTGAACCATTAGATGAATCTAGACAGCTGAATGAAGTGAAACGTCACTCACAAGGCACATTCACCAGTGATTACAGCAAGTACTTGGACACTAGACGAGCTCAGGACTTTGTGCAATGGTTAATGAGCACTAAAAGAAATGG CCAACAAGGACAGGAGgacaaagaaaatgagaaattccCGGACCAGCTCTCAAG CAATGCGATCTCCAAGCGTCATGCTGAATTTGAGAGACATGCTGAAGGCACCTACACCAGTGACATCACCTCTTATTTGGAAGGTCAAGCTGCCAAAGAGTTCATTGCTTGGTTAGTGAATGGACGAGGTAGAAGAGA ttTCCCAGAAAAAGCTCTTGTGGCTGAAGAAATGGGCCGAAGACATGCAGATGGCACTTTCACGAGTGATATCAACAAAGTCCTTGATGACATGGCTGCCAAAGAGTTCCTAAAATGGCTGATTAACACAAAAGTTACTCAAAG ggaCCTGATGGGAGAATACCagtaa